The following coding sequences are from one Phycisphaerae bacterium window:
- the pheT gene encoding phenylalanine--tRNA ligase subunit beta: MKISLNWLNDYIETGLSAEKIVQVLSDIGLPCEGVESLGDDTVIDIEVTSNRGDCLSYIGIARELAVATGKQLKTPDVKLNESAKDVTKLASVEIEQPGLCARYTARIIKGVKVGPSPDWLKSRLKAVGLRSVNNVVDATNYALMETGQPPHAFDYEKISGGKIIVRCARAGEELVSIDGTKCKLTADMLIIADTKGPVAIAGVMGGADTEVNEKTTTVLLEDAYFDPVSIRKTSRQLALPSEASYRFERTVDIEMVDWASKRTAQLITQVAGGKVAKGVVDIYPKKPAKKEITLRLSRLNKVLGIEIPQAETLEILSGLSFQPKQKGDSITCAVPSWRSDIYREIDLIEEIARLYGYNRIPTEQKIRIKVVPVDSRQKLAEAVGTYLNGSGFYETITVSFIDNSIAELFAAEGSGEHLSVKDITRKSDNLLRQTLLPSLLTVIKTNLNVKNTPCRIFEVADTFVPRPQQSKENVLPIEKAKLTIACDGDFSLLRGVVEGLIKNVNRDAAVVFEAADLLWAQTGARILVNSELIGTAGIISQAVKDKFDFKDVTPAAAELDFEMLSVLQAGPLKVEPIPKFPAIERDLSIVIDEQVRWTDIAGAVNKKASDELEDVKFVGIYRGKGIPAGQKSLTLTLRFRDSDGTLTHEMVDRFQADILNSLTESTGAQLRTI, translated from the coding sequence ATGAAAATTTCGCTGAATTGGTTAAATGATTATATCGAAACGGGCTTATCGGCTGAGAAAATCGTCCAGGTTTTAAGTGATATCGGCCTGCCTTGCGAAGGCGTCGAATCCCTGGGTGACGATACCGTAATCGATATTGAGGTAACCAGCAATCGCGGCGATTGTTTAAGCTATATTGGTATTGCCCGCGAACTGGCCGTTGCAACAGGCAAACAATTAAAAACCCCCGATGTTAAATTAAACGAATCAGCCAAAGATGTTACCAAACTTGCCTCTGTTGAGATTGAACAGCCGGGATTGTGCGCCCGATATACCGCCCGGATTATCAAGGGCGTAAAAGTCGGGCCATCGCCTGACTGGCTCAAAAGCAGGTTAAAAGCGGTCGGCCTGCGGAGTGTTAATAATGTGGTTGACGCGACGAATTATGCGCTGATGGAGACAGGCCAGCCGCCGCACGCCTTCGACTACGAAAAAATAAGCGGAGGCAAAATAATAGTAAGATGCGCCCGCGCCGGCGAGGAGCTTGTCAGCATCGACGGCACTAAATGCAAATTGACAGCCGATATGCTGATTATCGCTGACACGAAAGGCCCTGTGGCTATAGCAGGCGTTATGGGCGGGGCAGATACCGAAGTAAACGAGAAAACCACGACAGTCCTCTTAGAGGACGCGTATTTCGACCCTGTAAGTATCCGTAAGACTTCCCGCCAGCTCGCGCTGCCTTCGGAGGCATCTTATCGTTTCGAGAGGACTGTTGATATCGAAATGGTGGACTGGGCCTCGAAACGCACCGCTCAATTGATTACGCAGGTCGCAGGCGGGAAGGTCGCCAAAGGCGTAGTCGATATTTATCCGAAGAAGCCGGCCAAAAAAGAGATAACGCTGCGACTATCGCGGTTGAACAAGGTGCTCGGTATCGAAATCCCGCAGGCGGAGACGCTGGAAATTCTGTCGGGATTGAGTTTCCAGCCGAAGCAGAAGGGCGATTCGATAACTTGTGCCGTTCCTTCGTGGCGCAGCGATATTTATCGTGAGATTGACCTGATAGAGGAAATCGCCCGCCTGTACGGCTATAACAGGATACCAACTGAACAGAAAATCCGGATTAAGGTCGTCCCCGTCGATTCACGTCAGAAGCTGGCTGAAGCCGTGGGAACATATCTTAACGGCAGCGGCTTTTACGAGACGATTACCGTTTCTTTCATCGATAATTCGATTGCGGAGCTATTCGCTGCTGAGGGTTCCGGCGAGCATTTGAGCGTAAAAGACATAACCAGGAAAAGCGATAACCTGCTTCGCCAGACGCTATTGCCTTCTTTGCTTACCGTTATCAAGACAAACCTCAATGTTAAAAATACTCCATGCAGGATATTCGAGGTAGCCGATACTTTCGTGCCTCGTCCCCAGCAGAGTAAAGAGAATGTCTTGCCGATTGAAAAAGCCAAGCTGACTATTGCCTGCGATGGTGATTTTTCTCTCCTGCGGGGTGTGGTCGAGGGATTGATAAAGAATGTCAACAGGGATGCGGCAGTGGTTTTCGAGGCCGCCGATTTGCTTTGGGCACAGACCGGAGCGAGAATCCTGGTGAACTCGGAGCTTATCGGCACAGCGGGGATTATTTCTCAGGCAGTCAAAGATAAATTCGATTTCAAAGACGTAACGCCCGCGGCCGCGGAGCTGGATTTTGAAATGCTTTCTGTTTTACAGGCCGGCCCACTCAAGGTGGAACCTATCCCGAAATTCCCGGCGATAGAGCGCGACCTTTCGATTGTTATCGATGAGCAGGTCCGCTGGACAGACATTGCCGGGGCGGTGAATAAGAAAGCATCCGACGAACTGGAAGACGTTAAGTTTGTCGGTATATACCGCGGCAAAGGCATTCCCGCCGGCCAGAAAAGTCTCACCCTTACGCTTCGCTTCAGAGACAGCGACGGCACATTGACCCACGAGATGGTTGACCGCTTCCAGGCAGATATTCTGAACAGTCTCACCGAATCCACCGGCGCACAACTGCGAACCATCTAA
- a CDS encoding PEGA domain-containing protein produces MIKWNLPAFIIIALFVSILLAGCVERKLTINTDPQGAIVVLNDEEIGTSPVTTSFEWYGDYNVRISKEGFETLKTHRKLKAPWYDYFPFDFFANCLNPKRIVDSYEWSFTLAPQTEPDRDELIRDAQKLKKQL; encoded by the coding sequence ATGATAAAATGGAATTTACCAGCATTTATAATCATCGCCCTATTTGTGAGTATATTGCTCGCCGGCTGCGTGGAACGCAAGCTTACAATAAACACGGACCCCCAGGGCGCGATAGTGGTATTAAACGATGAGGAAATAGGCACCTCGCCCGTTACGACCTCATTCGAGTGGTACGGCGATTATAACGTCAGAATTAGTAAAGAGGGGTTCGAGACCTTAAAGACCCACCGCAAGCTGAAGGCGCCGTGGTATGATTACTTTCCGTTCGATTTCTTCGCCAATTGTCTAAATCCTAAGAGAATCGTGGATTCTTACGAATGGTCATTTACCCTCGCCCCGCAAACAGAACCAGATAGAGATGAATTAATCCGCGACGCTCAGAAACTGAAAAAACAACTCTAA
- a CDS encoding polysaccharide biosynthesis tyrosine autokinase produces the protein MAEQKQTDVNRMAGPPAFLRKQGGGRPTQAVVALTPKEIFGILRRHILLIVFLTILGFMAGGVSWYLSKKYYPKYTAQTFIGVLPPIEKDPMTIAGGQVAKDIQYGNRVSMAALITQQSTMQRLIARDKIQETKWFKRFGEVREISISKAFDDLKKNFGAFAQRDGDYIVVSMTCGDAAESALIVNEMVDLFVSSQRSTKKGDVAEKMARLQDQRNNIQRDLDAAERALGEVRDRWGVTGLEDYGTNNYQPTVTLTLNNLEIEQNNLAQEITQLQSNVQSLAELSVGPVSVQVENEVENDPVLVMLAQQLAMQEVGLAARLTKFGENHREVHQIQETIDEIKEKRRIRKAEIAEQTRQANLKNAQSALVGYQERYAQLEKLRQETLAKQKDYDLARIQYKQRAGIRDERKLMLDSVKGQLEKLKIMLEDPETPKVQFVGPAPVPLEISSPKWQFYFPGGTMFGFMFGVGLAFLIELLNDLVRTPIDVSRYLHIPLLGVIPDAEEDDQVRDIDLCHVVRQAPYSIISESYRRLRTNLKLSGHEDSLKVLLVASGMAGDGKTSVAVNLATTFVAENKKVLLIDANFWQPALYTIFPKEAVDAKQAEFGLSTLLVGRCGYQEVIRPSGVEGLSIIDSGPLPANPAELLGGAMMKQMIEQQRENYDYIIVDGPPILLVSAAKILARLVDGTILVFNAAATRRGAAQRTVSELKEINAAIVGCVLLGVRVMKGGYFQEQFRSYHEYQKLQLANSV, from the coding sequence ATGGCAGAACAAAAACAAACCGATGTAAATAGAATGGCAGGTCCACCTGCTTTCTTACGTAAACAAGGGGGTGGCAGGCCAACGCAGGCTGTCGTTGCGTTGACGCCGAAGGAAATTTTTGGAATATTGCGCCGGCATATATTGCTGATAGTTTTTCTGACTATATTGGGTTTTATGGCTGGCGGTGTGAGCTGGTATTTATCAAAGAAATATTATCCGAAATATACGGCACAGACCTTTATTGGAGTGCTGCCGCCTATAGAAAAAGACCCTATGACTATTGCGGGAGGACAGGTTGCCAAAGATATTCAATACGGTAATCGTGTGTCAATGGCTGCTCTTATAACACAGCAGAGTACTATGCAAAGATTGATTGCCAGGGATAAGATTCAGGAAACCAAATGGTTTAAGCGTTTTGGTGAGGTTAGAGAGATAAGTATTTCAAAAGCCTTCGATGATTTGAAAAAGAACTTCGGTGCTTTTGCCCAAAGGGATGGCGATTATATTGTGGTATCGATGACTTGCGGGGATGCAGCAGAGTCGGCCCTGATAGTGAACGAAATGGTGGATTTGTTTGTTTCTTCCCAGCGAAGTACAAAAAAGGGAGACGTTGCTGAGAAGATGGCAAGGCTTCAGGACCAGAGGAATAATATTCAAAGAGATTTGGATGCCGCCGAGAGGGCATTGGGTGAAGTTCGTGATAGATGGGGTGTAACCGGCCTTGAAGATTACGGAACCAACAACTACCAGCCTACAGTTACCTTAACATTGAACAATTTGGAGATTGAGCAAAATAATTTGGCTCAGGAAATAACACAGCTTCAATCTAATGTGCAAAGTCTTGCAGAATTATCGGTAGGGCCTGTTTCCGTGCAGGTTGAAAATGAAGTAGAAAATGACCCTGTTTTGGTTATGCTTGCTCAGCAGCTTGCCATGCAGGAGGTGGGATTGGCCGCCAGACTTACGAAGTTTGGTGAAAATCATCGAGAGGTGCATCAAATACAAGAGACGATAGACGAAATCAAAGAGAAAAGACGAATCAGAAAAGCCGAGATTGCCGAGCAGACCAGGCAGGCAAATCTTAAGAATGCTCAGAGTGCATTAGTGGGGTATCAGGAAAGGTATGCGCAATTGGAAAAGTTGCGGCAGGAAACACTTGCGAAACAAAAAGATTATGATTTGGCCCGTATACAATACAAACAGCGTGCAGGTATAAGGGATGAACGAAAACTGATGCTTGATTCGGTTAAAGGGCAACTTGAGAAATTGAAGATAATGCTCGAAGACCCGGAAACGCCGAAAGTACAGTTTGTCGGACCGGCTCCGGTGCCGTTGGAAATAAGTTCCCCGAAGTGGCAGTTTTATTTTCCTGGCGGAACGATGTTTGGTTTTATGTTTGGCGTAGGCCTTGCTTTCCTTATCGAACTGCTCAATGACCTCGTGCGGACACCGATAGATGTAAGCAGGTATCTGCACATTCCGCTTTTGGGTGTTATTCCCGATGCAGAGGAAGACGACCAGGTTCGGGATATTGACCTTTGTCATGTTGTTCGTCAGGCGCCTTATTCCATTATAAGTGAATCCTATAGGCGGCTTCGGACTAATTTGAAACTGTCAGGCCATGAGGATTCTTTGAAGGTTTTGCTTGTTGCCAGCGGCATGGCAGGGGATGGCAAAACTTCTGTGGCGGTTAATCTTGCCACGACTTTTGTTGCTGAGAATAAAAAAGTTCTGCTTATAGATGCTAATTTCTGGCAGCCGGCTTTATACACGATATTTCCGAAGGAAGCAGTTGATGCAAAGCAGGCTGAATTTGGATTGAGCACTCTGCTTGTAGGCCGCTGTGGTTACCAGGAAGTTATAAGGCCCAGCGGCGTTGAGGGACTGTCTATAATCGATTCAGGGCCTTTACCAGCCAATCCAGCAGAGTTGCTCGGCGGGGCGATGATGAAACAGATGATCGAACAGCAGCGAGAGAACTACGATTATATTATAGTGGATGGCCCGCCGATATTATTGGTAAGCGCTGCCAAAATACTGGCCAGACTTGTTGACGGCACAATTTTGGTATTCAATGCTGCTGCTACAAGGAGAGGTGCTGCTCAGAGGACTGTTAGCGAGCTGAAAGAAATAAATGCTGCAATAGTCGGCTGTGTGCTCCTTGGTGTAAGGGTTATGAAAGGCGGCTATTTCCAGGAGCAATTCAGGTCTTACCATGAATACCAGAAGTTGCAGCTTGCCAACTCAGTTTAA
- the cimA gene encoding citramalate synthase → MEKIKLYDTTLRDGMQAEGVSFSLEDKLSIAACLDELGLDYIEGGFAASNPKEMQFFTEVAKLGLKNSKIVAFGSTRRADAKVEADVSLAAILACKTKVATIVGKAWDMQVKAVLGCSLDENLQLCVDSVEYLKKHGIEVIFDAEHLFNGYKENSEYAMKVLAAAAEAGADVLVLCDTNGGCLPDQIYEITKAVCEKFPSLSIGIHTHNDSDCATANTLAAVRAGARHVQGTINGLGERCGNANLCTVIPNLAFKMGFDCLAPEKIKTLTEVSRFVFELGNLNPVTNMPYVGESAFAHKAGLHVDALLKDKRTYEHVDPSVVGNERRFLISELSGKSNVLAELEKAKITQDKKLAKEILTRVQELENEGYQFETANASFDLLIKKILGTYKPSFELVKYYVTTERRTSGEMINEATVKLKVGDKVQHVVGEGDGPVNALDAALRKALENPYPVIRDIRLIDYKVRVVNAKAGTAARVRVIIESRDKTSTWGTVGVSENVIEASWQALSDSIEYKLQKDAK, encoded by the coding sequence ATGGAAAAGATAAAACTCTACGATACCACCCTTCGCGACGGCATGCAGGCCGAGGGCGTCAGCTTCTCACTCGAGGACAAGCTCTCAATCGCCGCCTGCCTCGACGAGCTTGGCCTTGATTATATTGAAGGAGGTTTCGCCGCTTCCAATCCCAAGGAAATGCAGTTCTTTACCGAAGTGGCCAAGCTCGGTCTGAAGAATTCTAAAATTGTGGCCTTCGGCAGCACCCGCAGGGCTGATGCGAAAGTTGAGGCTGACGTGTCACTTGCAGCCATTCTCGCCTGCAAAACCAAAGTGGCTACCATTGTCGGTAAGGCCTGGGACATGCAGGTAAAAGCAGTTCTGGGCTGTTCGCTCGATGAGAATTTACAGCTCTGCGTCGACTCCGTTGAATACCTTAAAAAGCACGGCATTGAGGTGATTTTCGATGCCGAACACTTATTCAACGGATACAAGGAAAATAGCGAATATGCGATGAAGGTTCTGGCTGCCGCTGCCGAGGCCGGCGCCGATGTGCTGGTGCTTTGCGATACTAACGGCGGCTGCCTGCCGGACCAGATTTACGAAATTACAAAGGCCGTATGTGAAAAATTCCCGTCGCTCTCAATCGGCATCCATACCCATAATGACAGCGATTGCGCCACCGCCAATACTTTGGCCGCTGTTCGTGCAGGCGCTCGACACGTTCAGGGCACTATCAACGGCTTGGGAGAACGCTGCGGAAACGCAAATCTCTGCACCGTCATTCCCAACCTTGCTTTCAAAATGGGGTTCGATTGTCTGGCTCCCGAAAAAATCAAGACCCTCACCGAGGTTTCGCGATTCGTTTTCGAGCTCGGCAACCTCAACCCGGTAACGAATATGCCCTATGTAGGCGAAAGCGCCTTCGCGCACAAGGCAGGCCTCCACGTTGACGCTTTGCTGAAAGACAAGCGCACTTATGAGCACGTTGACCCTTCCGTCGTTGGCAATGAACGCCGTTTCCTCATCTCCGAGTTAAGCGGCAAATCCAACGTTCTCGCTGAGCTTGAAAAAGCAAAAATCACGCAGGATAAGAAACTGGCAAAAGAAATTCTCACCCGCGTTCAGGAGCTTGAGAACGAAGGCTATCAGTTCGAAACTGCGAATGCCTCCTTTGACCTGCTCATAAAGAAGATACTCGGCACATATAAACCCTCTTTCGAGCTTGTGAAATATTACGTAACTACGGAAAGGCGCACCTCCGGCGAAATGATTAATGAGGCCACGGTCAAACTTAAAGTCGGCGATAAAGTCCAGCATGTTGTCGGCGAAGGCGACGGTCCCGTCAACGCCCTCGATGCCGCTCTGCGTAAAGCGCTCGAAAACCCCTATCCTGTCATCAGGGACATCCGCTTAATTGATTATAAAGTGCGTGTGGTCAACGCTAAAGCCGGCACCGCCGCTCGTGTCCGCGTAATAATCGAATCACGCGACAAAACCTCGACATGGGGCACGGTCGGCGTATCCGAAAACGTCATCGAGGCTTCCTGGCAGGCCCTTTCCGACTCCATCGAATACAAACTGCAGAAAGATGCGAAGTGA
- a CDS encoding SDR family oxidoreductase: MEKFLVTGGAGFIGSNICKKLVSQGCFVRVVDNLLTGKRSNLAAVSDRIEFIEADMGDEKVASACMKDIDYCLHQGALPSVPRSVEDPAATHKYCLDATFTLLLAARDAGVKRFVYAASSAAYGDTLTLPKIESMSPQPLSPYAAAKLAGEYYCSVFYKVFGLETISLRYFNVFGPHQDPTSQYAAAIPAFVTSVLKDKSPTIYGDGLQSRDFTYVDSVVEANLLAARAKHTEGDVVNIACGKAVTVNEVINIINELLGKNIKPIYEASRPGDVKHSLADITLAEKTIGYKPAITFRQGLEYAIDWYRDNLL; this comes from the coding sequence ATGGAGAAGTTTTTGGTAACCGGCGGAGCCGGTTTTATTGGTTCAAACATCTGCAAAAAACTCGTCTCGCAGGGCTGCTTCGTAAGGGTTGTTGATAATCTCCTCACAGGCAAAAGAAGCAATCTTGCTGCTGTCTCAGACAGAATTGAGTTTATAGAAGCCGATATGGGCGATGAAAAAGTCGCCAGCGCTTGTATGAAAGATATCGATTACTGCTTGCACCAGGGTGCTTTACCCTCGGTGCCGCGCAGCGTTGAAGACCCTGCCGCCACGCACAAATATTGTCTCGATGCTACTTTCACACTTCTTTTGGCTGCTCGTGATGCCGGTGTAAAACGCTTCGTGTATGCGGCAAGCTCCGCAGCTTATGGTGATACGCTTACTTTACCTAAAATCGAGTCGATGTCTCCTCAGCCCCTTTCACCTTATGCTGCTGCCAAACTTGCCGGCGAATATTACTGTTCGGTATTTTATAAAGTTTTCGGCCTTGAGACAATTTCGCTTCGGTATTTCAACGTTTTTGGTCCGCATCAGGATCCGACAAGCCAATATGCGGCTGCCATCCCCGCTTTTGTAACTTCTGTCCTGAAAGACAAATCGCCGACCATTTATGGCGACGGCCTGCAAAGCCGGGATTTCACCTATGTCGATAGTGTTGTCGAGGCCAATCTTCTTGCTGCAAGAGCTAAACACACGGAAGGTGATGTTGTAAACATCGCCTGCGGCAAGGCCGTAACTGTCAATGAGGTTATTAATATAATCAACGAACTGCTCGGCAAAAATATCAAGCCGATATATGAAGCGTCGCGCCCCGGCGATGTAAAACACTCGCTTGCCGATATCACCCTCGCTGAAAAAACAATCGGATACAAACCTGCCATAACATTCAGGCAAGGTCTCGAATACGCAATAGACTGGTATCGCGACAACCTTCTCTGA
- the glgP gene encoding alpha-glucan family phosphorylase, whose product MPKVCSFTVLPALPDALKALEGIARNLFWCWNTDFIELFKRIDGDLWAASGRNPVKLLASLPQRRINELAQNQAFLSEMRRVEEKLKSYLDGPTWFEKNYSRSAKPVIAYFCAEFGIHECLPFYSGGLGLLAGDHLKSASDLGIPLVGVGLLYQKGYFRQYLDVEGWQQETYSESDFYSMPIELVRDSSGQPLTISVEFPDRAVHAQIWSVSVGRVKLYLLDTNIQANSSTDRMITSSLYGGDVEMRIRQEIVLGIGGSRALAAMDIKPAICHMNEGHAAFMVLERIRHLRSETNMTFAEAVEATKAGNVFTIHTLVKAGLDEFSVELIDKYFANFFPALGISREQFLSLGRILPDDAGESFKMPILALRLSSFVNGVSKLHGQVSREVWSSLWPAVPVSEVPIISITNGVHTKSWLSDEMSSLYGRYLGPNWTDEIVNNTVWDGIDQIPEEEFWRVHQQCKGQLIAFTRNCLKAQVKRRGTYHSELNWAEEVLDVEALTIGFARRFVNYKRGNLLLRDPERFVRLLNNPDRPVQIIFAGKAHPRDTGGKEIVRQIINFASKYDVQRRIVFLEDYDINVARMLVRGVDVWLNNPRRPMEACGTSGMKAAINGALNMSTLDGWWCEGYRPDGGWAIGAEQTYSNSDYQDEVEARAVYDLLENEVIPLFYTRSADDLPRAWISRVKNSVKWIAPRFNTHRMVAEYTQRFYNPAAAKWRYLTAEAMARAKVLSTWKSNMKKAWPEFAIKDVQIQVYNNGDGGKQLDIRQPQLKVGSKLSISALVKLPKVSPDDVSVELYHGPVDSHGSIRNGSIVRMAYKETTDRDSEHWFVGSMSCGETGQHGVAVRVLPRHADLVNPYELGLVLWETTDDTNVK is encoded by the coding sequence ATGCCAAAAGTTTGTAGTTTTACGGTCTTACCCGCATTGCCGGATGCTTTGAAAGCCCTTGAGGGTATTGCCCGGAATTTATTTTGGTGCTGGAACACCGACTTTATAGAGCTGTTTAAGCGCATTGACGGTGACTTATGGGCAGCTTCCGGCCGTAATCCGGTCAAACTTCTCGCAAGTCTCCCGCAGCGTCGCATAAATGAATTGGCCCAAAATCAGGCGTTTTTGTCTGAAATGCGGCGGGTTGAGGAAAAGCTGAAATCATATCTTGATGGGCCGACGTGGTTCGAAAAAAATTATTCAAGATCCGCCAAACCCGTTATCGCATACTTTTGTGCCGAGTTTGGAATTCATGAATGTTTGCCTTTTTATTCGGGCGGTTTGGGGCTTCTGGCAGGTGACCATTTAAAAAGCGCCTCTGACCTTGGTATTCCATTGGTCGGCGTCGGTCTTCTCTATCAAAAAGGTTATTTCCGCCAGTATTTGGACGTCGAGGGCTGGCAGCAGGAAACGTATAGTGAAAGCGATTTCTACAGTATGCCGATCGAGCTGGTTAGGGACAGCAGCGGCCAGCCGTTGACTATCAGCGTGGAATTCCCGGACAGGGCTGTGCACGCCCAGATTTGGTCTGTTTCCGTAGGCAGGGTTAAATTGTATCTGTTGGATACCAACATACAGGCTAATTCGTCCACAGACCGTATGATTACATCCAGTTTATATGGCGGCGACGTTGAAATGCGCATTCGCCAGGAGATTGTTTTGGGCATCGGCGGCTCAAGGGCCCTGGCGGCGATGGATATTAAGCCGGCCATCTGCCATATGAATGAGGGACACGCTGCTTTTATGGTGCTCGAACGAATCCGGCATCTGCGAAGCGAAACGAATATGACTTTTGCCGAGGCTGTTGAAGCCACCAAGGCCGGCAATGTTTTTACGATACATACGCTTGTAAAAGCCGGTCTCGATGAATTTTCAGTCGAGCTCATCGATAAGTATTTTGCTAACTTCTTCCCGGCTCTTGGGATAAGCAGAGAGCAGTTTCTGTCGCTGGGCAGAATCCTTCCTGACGATGCCGGCGAGTCATTTAAAATGCCGATTTTGGCATTACGCCTCAGCAGTTTCGTAAACGGCGTAAGTAAATTGCATGGGCAGGTATCGCGCGAGGTATGGTCGAGTCTTTGGCCGGCGGTTCCTGTTAGTGAGGTCCCCATAATCTCGATTACAAACGGCGTACATACTAAAAGCTGGCTGTCGGATGAAATGAGTTCTTTGTACGGAAGGTATCTTGGGCCGAATTGGACTGATGAAATCGTCAATAACACGGTTTGGGACGGCATCGACCAAATTCCCGAAGAGGAATTCTGGCGGGTACATCAGCAGTGCAAAGGCCAGCTGATTGCTTTTACGCGTAACTGTCTTAAGGCCCAGGTAAAACGCAGAGGTACTTACCATTCTGAATTGAACTGGGCTGAGGAGGTCCTCGATGTTGAGGCGCTGACGATTGGTTTTGCCAGAAGGTTTGTAAACTATAAAAGAGGCAATCTTCTGCTTAGAGACCCAGAGCGCTTCGTAAGGCTGCTTAATAACCCCGATAGACCTGTTCAGATTATTTTTGCAGGCAAAGCTCACCCGAGAGATACCGGAGGCAAAGAGATAGTACGTCAAATTATTAACTTTGCGTCAAAGTATGATGTCCAGCGACGCATCGTCTTTCTTGAGGATTATGATATTAATGTAGCCAGGATGTTAGTCCGCGGCGTGGATGTGTGGCTTAATAACCCTCGAAGACCTATGGAAGCCTGTGGAACAAGCGGTATGAAGGCGGCAATAAACGGTGCTTTGAATATGAGCACCCTGGATGGATGGTGGTGTGAAGGTTACAGGCCTGACGGGGGCTGGGCTATCGGTGCAGAGCAAACTTACAGCAACTCGGATTATCAGGATGAGGTCGAAGCTCGGGCAGTCTATGACCTTCTCGAAAACGAGGTTATTCCTTTATTTTACACCCGCTCGGCGGATGACCTGCCGCGGGCTTGGATAAGCAGGGTTAAAAACTCAGTCAAATGGATAGCGCCGCGCTTCAACACTCACAGGATGGTTGCTGAGTACACACAAAGGTTTTATAACCCGGCTGCGGCTAAATGGCGTTATTTGACTGCGGAAGCTATGGCAAGAGCCAAGGTGCTTTCTACGTGGAAATCCAATATGAAGAAAGCCTGGCCTGAATTTGCCATTAAAGATGTGCAGATACAGGTTTATAATAATGGTGATGGCGGCAAACAGTTGGATATCAGGCAGCCGCAGCTCAAAGTCGGTTCGAAATTGTCTATCAGCGCACTGGTTAAGCTGCCTAAGGTTAGCCCGGATGATGTTTCAGTTGAGCTTTATCATGGGCCGGTAGATTCACATGGAAGTATTAGAAACGGCTCAATTGTGAGAATGGCTTACAAAGAAACTACAGACCGGGACAGTGAGCATTGGTTTGTCGGCTCGATGTCTTGTGGAGAAACAGGCCAGCATGGAGTGGCCGTGAGAGTTTTGCCCAGACACGCTGACCTTGTTAACCCATATGAGCTGGGCTTGGTTCTCTGGGAAACAACGGACGACACAAACGTTAAATAA
- a CDS encoding PTS sugar transporter subunit IIA, giving the protein MTLKEILQPNCIKVPLGSKDKQSAITELVDLLDANRLLLDRETVLKAVLAREQTRSTGIGSRIAVPHGKCDAVKELVMAVGVASEPIDFESIDEKPVTIIILLASPANQTGPHIQALAKISKLMLNEELKQKLEKATSPEEVYELMRNKEEE; this is encoded by the coding sequence ATGACCTTAAAAGAAATTCTGCAACCGAATTGTATCAAAGTTCCGCTGGGAAGCAAAGACAAGCAATCCGCAATAACAGAATTGGTGGATTTGCTCGATGCCAACAGATTACTGTTAGACAGAGAAACGGTTTTAAAAGCGGTTCTGGCACGTGAGCAAACCCGCAGCACCGGAATCGGTTCGAGAATCGCCGTGCCGCACGGCAAGTGCGACGCCGTCAAAGAGCTGGTTATGGCAGTCGGAGTAGCAAGTGAGCCGATTGATTTTGAAAGCATCGACGAAAAACCAGTAACAATCATTATCCTGCTGGCCTCACCAGCCAACCAGACCGGCCCGCACATTCAGGCACTGGCTAAAATAAGCAAACTGATGCTTAATGAAGAACTCAAACAAAAGCTCGAAAAAGCAACCTCGCCCGAGGAAGTTTATGAGCTTATGCGCAATAAAGAAGAGGAGTGA